A section of the Pseudanabaena mucicola str. Chao 1806 genome encodes:
- a CDS encoding J domain-containing protein, translating into MGKPENFKIGKGLASFGVSDYYAVLGLPLNTDAAHIRKKFLKLAKILHPDIFGRTDEEKDIATKYFSKMVSPAYQVLNNDRDRGEYLATLRIFAQSQKLKGTALTLSSEIAQKLYRLPHEITYTQFVEQVAPKQYETLESILEYTATLSELNLVYLITQSSLSFTTVSSAASVAPISNQPSQTVAQNVNAQPYVAPKPAQSPALRNLNMAELFIAKKQWTDALKELIAAEKLDPNNAKIYAFKGLVQMNQNATAIAKASFQKALKLDPKEPTALKYINQVSATPAPAKAPEKKGGLFGWGKK; encoded by the coding sequence GTGGGAAAGCCAGAAAACTTTAAAATCGGCAAAGGACTTGCCAGCTTCGGTGTTAGCGATTATTACGCCGTACTCGGTCTACCGTTAAATACCGATGCTGCTCACATTCGCAAAAAATTTTTGAAACTGGCTAAGATCTTGCATCCCGATATTTTTGGACGCACTGATGAAGAAAAGGACATCGCAACCAAATATTTTTCTAAGATGGTTAGTCCTGCCTATCAAGTCCTCAATAATGATCGCGATCGCGGTGAATACTTAGCCACCTTGAGAATATTTGCTCAATCTCAGAAACTAAAAGGTACTGCACTTACCCTGAGTTCGGAAATTGCTCAGAAACTATATCGGCTCCCCCACGAAATCACCTATACACAATTTGTGGAACAGGTTGCCCCGAAACAATACGAAACTCTAGAGTCGATTTTAGAATATACAGCAACTCTCAGCGAATTAAATCTTGTGTATTTAATAACACAATCTAGCCTCAGCTTTACGACAGTTAGCAGTGCTGCATCGGTTGCTCCCATTTCAAATCAGCCTAGTCAAACGGTAGCTCAAAATGTCAATGCTCAGCCCTATGTTGCTCCAAAACCTGCCCAATCTCCCGCACTGCGGAACCTAAATATGGCGGAACTATTTATTGCCAAGAAGCAATGGACGGATGCGCTCAAGGAGTTAATTGCCGCCGAGAAACTAGATCCCAATAATGCCAAAATCTATGCTTTCAAAGGTTTAGTGCAGATGAACCAAAATGCGACAGCGATCGCGAAGGCAAGTTTCCAAAAAGCACTAAAGCTTGATCCCAAAGAACCAACTGCACTGAAATATATTAATCAAGTGAGTGCAACTCCAGCACCTGCCAAGGCTCCTGAAAAGAAGGGTGGTCTATTTGGATGGGGAAAAAAATAA
- a CDS encoding substrate-binding periplasmic protein, with protein sequence MKYIQKFTCWAVYVGISFSIITNIAPFSDPTYAEDSSLGIVMRRGHLRVGIDAAIGGPYMFWNAQTQFYDGFELEILQEIAARLNIEPRPINIPWTTQPENLSSRQVDLLLSAREEGALENGDTKGKFIESLPYYRSAQRLLIRSDGTQVKSLRDMIGKRVGVVANSGGAAIAETYNKNRGNAIRLFSSRDLDRMIIQLRDRQLDAMILDEPVAVWQVRNNPNFIIVGEPLIPIRLVAIINKDDVSLKKAIDKALTEMIQDGKLEQILKRWNLWESQKTLKSAKDLPASVLAIITPYSVYR encoded by the coding sequence ATGAAGTACATCCAAAAATTCACTTGTTGGGCAGTCTATGTAGGCATAAGTTTTAGTATTATCACCAACATTGCCCCATTCTCCGATCCCACATATGCCGAAGATAGTAGCCTAGGGATTGTGATGCGTCGGGGGCACTTGCGAGTAGGAATTGATGCCGCAATTGGTGGCCCTTATATGTTCTGGAATGCTCAAACTCAATTTTATGATGGTTTTGAGCTAGAAATCCTTCAAGAAATTGCAGCCAGATTAAATATTGAGCCACGTCCGATTAATATTCCTTGGACAACTCAGCCTGAGAATTTATCGTCAAGACAGGTTGATCTCTTGCTGAGTGCGCGGGAAGAGGGGGCGCTAGAAAATGGTGATACAAAGGGTAAATTTATAGAATCCTTGCCCTATTATCGCAGTGCCCAGCGATTGCTAATTCGATCTGATGGGACACAAGTTAAATCCTTGCGTGACATGATCGGTAAGAGGGTAGGAGTTGTTGCTAATAGTGGTGGTGCAGCGATCGCGGAGACATATAATAAAAATAGGGGTAATGCCATTCGACTATTCTCCTCAAGGGATCTTGATCGGATGATTATCCAATTACGTGATCGCCAACTTGATGCGATGATACTAGATGAGCCAGTAGCAGTATGGCAGGTACGGAACAATCCTAACTTTATAATTGTCGGTGAGCCTTTAATCCCGATTCGTCTAGTAGCGATCATCAACAAGGATGATGTATCCCTAAAAAAAGCGATCGATAAGGCTTTAACTGAGATGATTCAAGACGGTAAACTCGAACAGATACTTAAGAGGTGGAACCTGTGGGAAAGCCAGAAAACTTTAAAATCGGCAAAGGACTTGCCAGCTTCGGTGTTAGCGATTATTACGCCGTACTCGGTCTACCGTTAA
- a CDS encoding PAS domain S-box protein: MSAQNEWVYMEQAIVLEPLKISANATVADAIALMISSTKNCSLIGNNDSELNLQLSYAQNSCILVTEANHLVGILTKWDLIKLCGQIENAERSAGASLGHNLLGTVIAEVMTYPVYSLLEQEFTDVFVVINRFQRYNVRHLPLVNENGEVLGLINYSSLRQLLYPIDMFDMLRLLAVNKVMITDVVYAQTTDSVAQIANLMSSRKVSSVVIVESRNHALVPLGIITESDIVQYLALKLNLAQTQAQMVMSFPVISVLPDETLWNVHEIMQERMTDHVVVTNPNSEMLGIVTPSSILKTLQPMEVYKLVSQLEMKMSRLEQEKIELLESRNRLLEGQIKESKDALIDSNDMFRQFAENNQSAIVIREIASGKVLYVSPAYENIWGKSCESLYQDPTSWLSSLHPSDCNRIIQLYTAKAHVGQFSEEYRVISPDGLIRWVWGRCFSVKNARGEIYRIAEIIEDISDRKKAEIALKESEQRLKASEFLLSSMFERSAVGMAITDSDGKFIRTNPCYQQMVGYSESELQQMLFTDNMLPEDIQDNLRLRERVLTGEDTSYQMEKRLLHKDGHIIWVRTTSSKIADDSDSDAQPLFIGVIENISDRKQAEESLQSLVEGSSTQIGDNFLPALVEYIANILEIHYVSVAKLNEDHFESIAVWSDGQLQPTSETIPLVDSPWAITIAEGEFYFEDNLQQQFPDCNYIKQLDATSYLGIAINNSKGDMIGCLCILNNQPIQNMQRANAMLQVFAPRVSAEMERQEAIAELYHLNQQLESRVEQRTRELKFANQQLIVEMAERQKLITLVENSTDFIALADCDGRLNYVNGAGRDLLGLPANTQFLSIFDLHFPEDHQVVKRNILDLISQDETWEGEFRLRHYQTFDAIPVLFSAFPIQNSWIDETLSLACIVRDISDRKKSEEILLATNEELIHANRELARATKLKDEFLANMSHELRTPLNAVLGMSEGLLSGVFGDLNERQKRSLNLIESSGRHLLELINDILDVAKIGAGKMKLDIAPISIEYLCKSSISFIKQMASQKNIQLRLDIQPDLGLIELDERRIRQALINLLSNAVKFTPVSGKICLEVKFINSKDTILPENINFPYALIFSVIDTGIGIAPEDIGKLFQTFVQIDSSLSRQYTGTGLGLTLVKQIAELHGGCVGVKSQVGAGSCFSIALPHTGKLSPNTNDDHFTYALVNQKTNHNLEDNLDTDDLIYPLILLAEDNPTNVETFADYLSNRGYCLIVAANGQEAVDMAIAHVPDLILMDIQMPVLDGLGAIKQIRANIDIRHIPIVALTSLAMKSDHDKCLQAGADEFLTKPVKLSHLATTIQQQINKSRNYGALR; this comes from the coding sequence ATGTCTGCACAAAATGAATGGGTATATATGGAACAGGCAATTGTGCTTGAACCATTAAAGATTTCTGCGAATGCGACAGTTGCTGATGCGATCGCTTTAATGATTTCAAGCACAAAAAACTGTAGTCTAATTGGCAACAATGACTCAGAGCTAAATTTGCAATTATCATATGCTCAAAATAGTTGTATTTTGGTGACAGAGGCAAACCATTTAGTGGGGATTTTGACCAAGTGGGACTTAATTAAGCTCTGTGGTCAGATTGAAAATGCTGAGCGTAGTGCAGGGGCGTCTCTAGGACACAACCTACTGGGAACAGTGATCGCAGAGGTCATGACATATCCTGTTTATTCGTTGTTGGAACAGGAATTTACTGATGTATTTGTGGTAATTAACCGATTTCAACGTTATAACGTCCGTCATCTACCACTAGTCAATGAGAATGGTGAAGTTTTAGGACTAATTAATTACTCAAGTTTGCGACAACTGCTGTACCCCATTGATATGTTTGATATGTTGCGTTTACTGGCGGTTAATAAGGTAATGATTACAGATGTTGTCTATGCTCAGACAACTGATTCAGTCGCCCAAATCGCTAATTTAATGTCCTCACGTAAAGTTAGTTCTGTCGTAATTGTGGAGTCACGAAACCATGCTTTAGTGCCCCTAGGAATTATTACCGAGAGTGATATCGTTCAATATTTAGCTTTAAAGTTAAACCTTGCACAGACTCAAGCCCAGATGGTAATGAGTTTTCCTGTTATCTCGGTACTACCAGATGAGACGCTCTGGAACGTACATGAGATTATGCAAGAACGGATGACAGATCATGTAGTTGTGACTAATCCTAATAGTGAAATGCTAGGAATTGTTACCCCAAGTTCCATTCTCAAAACTCTACAACCTATGGAGGTTTACAAGTTAGTCTCACAGCTAGAAATGAAAATGTCGCGGCTAGAGCAGGAAAAAATTGAACTTCTAGAAAGTCGCAATAGGTTATTGGAAGGTCAAATCAAAGAAAGCAAGGATGCTCTAATTGATAGTAATGATATGTTTCGTCAATTTGCGGAAAATAATCAGAGTGCTATTGTAATTCGTGAAATTGCTTCTGGTAAGGTATTATATGTGAGTCCAGCTTATGAGAACATATGGGGTAAATCCTGCGAAAGTCTCTATCAAGATCCAACTTCTTGGTTATCTTCTCTTCATCCTAGTGATTGTAATCGCATTATCCAACTCTATACAGCCAAAGCTCATGTAGGCCAATTTAGCGAAGAGTATCGGGTTATCAGTCCTGATGGTTTGATACGTTGGGTCTGGGGAAGATGTTTTTCTGTCAAAAATGCCCGTGGTGAAATCTATCGCATTGCAGAAATTATCGAGGATATTAGCGATCGCAAAAAAGCGGAGATTGCCTTAAAAGAGAGCGAACAACGTCTTAAAGCTAGTGAATTTCTATTAAGTAGTATGTTTGAACGCTCTGCTGTTGGAATGGCGATTACCGATAGTGATGGTAAATTTATAAGGACTAATCCTTGTTATCAGCAAATGGTTGGCTATTCTGAAAGTGAATTGCAGCAGATGCTATTTACTGACAATATGCTACCCGAAGATATACAAGACAACTTGCGACTACGAGAACGTGTCCTAACAGGGGAAGATACAAGCTACCAAATGGAAAAGCGTCTCCTTCACAAAGATGGTCATATTATTTGGGTAAGAACTACAAGTTCTAAAATTGCTGATGATAGTGATAGTGATGCACAGCCTCTTTTTATCGGGGTTATTGAAAATATTAGTGATCGCAAACAAGCCGAAGAATCTCTTCAAAGTTTGGTGGAAGGATCTTCAACACAAATTGGTGATAATTTCTTACCAGCCTTAGTAGAATACATTGCAAATATTTTAGAAATTCACTATGTATCAGTTGCCAAGTTAAATGAAGATCACTTTGAATCAATTGCTGTTTGGTCAGATGGACAGCTACAACCAACATCAGAAACTATTCCTTTGGTGGATTCTCCATGGGCTATTACTATTGCTGAAGGTGAGTTTTACTTTGAAGATAATCTACAGCAGCAATTCCCAGATTGTAATTATATCAAACAGCTAGATGCAACTTCTTATTTAGGGATTGCCATTAATAATAGCAAAGGCGATATGATTGGCTGTCTATGTATCCTTAATAATCAACCTATTCAAAATATGCAACGTGCAAATGCGATGTTACAGGTATTTGCACCTAGAGTCAGTGCAGAGATGGAGCGTCAAGAAGCGATCGCAGAACTGTATCATCTCAATCAACAATTAGAGTCAAGGGTAGAACAGCGCACGCGTGAACTCAAATTTGCGAACCAACAGCTTATTGTCGAAATGGCTGAACGCCAAAAACTAATTACGTTAGTAGAGAATAGCACTGACTTTATTGCTCTAGCTGATTGTGATGGGCGACTTAACTATGTAAATGGTGCGGGGCGAGATCTCTTAGGACTACCTGCTAATACTCAGTTCCTATCGATATTTGACCTGCACTTTCCTGAAGATCATCAAGTAGTAAAACGCAATATATTAGATTTAATTTCTCAGGATGAAACATGGGAAGGAGAGTTTCGTTTGCGTCATTACCAAACCTTTGATGCAATACCCGTGCTGTTTAGTGCATTCCCAATCCAAAATTCTTGGATTGATGAGACTTTGTCCCTTGCCTGTATTGTTAGAGATATTAGTGATCGCAAAAAATCTGAGGAAATACTGCTCGCCACCAATGAAGAACTAATTCATGCTAATAGAGAGTTAGCTCGTGCAACAAAATTGAAAGATGAATTTCTCGCGAATATGAGCCATGAACTACGAACTCCTCTGAACGCGGTCTTAGGGATGTCTGAGGGACTACTATCTGGCGTATTTGGTGATTTGAATGAGCGACAAAAGCGATCGCTAAACCTAATTGAAAGTAGTGGACGGCATTTACTAGAGCTAATCAATGACATCTTAGATGTTGCTAAAATTGGCGCAGGTAAGATGAAACTAGATATTGCACCTATCTCAATCGAATATCTTTGCAAGTCAAGTATTAGCTTTATCAAGCAAATGGCAAGCCAGAAAAATATTCAACTGCGCTTAGATATCCAACCTGACTTAGGCTTGATCGAACTTGATGAAAGACGCATCCGTCAAGCTCTAATTAACTTATTAAGTAATGCCGTTAAATTTACGCCTGTATCGGGCAAAATTTGCTTAGAAGTTAAGTTCATTAATTCTAAAGACACAATCTTACCAGAAAATATCAATTTCCCCTATGCATTGATCTTCTCAGTCATTGACACAGGTATTGGTATAGCTCCAGAAGATATTGGTAAACTATTTCAAACTTTTGTCCAGATCGATAGTAGTTTAAGTCGACAATATACAGGTACAGGGCTAGGGCTAACGCTTGTTAAACAAATTGCAGAGTTACATGGCGGTTGTGTTGGTGTAAAGAGTCAAGTTGGCGCAGGTAGTTGCTTTTCCATCGCGCTACCACACACGGGTAAACTTAGCCCCAATACTAACGACGATCACTTTACCTATGCTCTTGTCAACCAAAAAACCAACCATAATTTGGAGGACAATCTAGACACAGATGATTTAATTTATCCCTTGATTTTATTAGCAGAAGATAACCCAACCAATGTGGAAACTTTTGCCGATTATTTGTCTAATCGTGGATATTGCTTAATCGTAGCTGCTAATGGACAAGAAGCCGTAGATATGGCGATCGCTCACGTCCCTGATTTGATTTTGATGGATATTCAAATGCCTGTATTAGATGGTTTAGGAGCAATTAAGCAAATTCGAGCCAATATTGATATCCGCCATATTCCCATCGTCGCTCTGACATCTCTAGCAATGAAAAGTGATCATGATAAATGCTTACAAGCAGGTGCGGATGAATTTCTCACTAAACCAGTTAAACTTTCACATTTAGCTACTACTATCCAGCAGCAGATCAACAAATCTCGAAATTACGGAGCTTTGCGCTAG
- a CDS encoding hybrid sensor histidine kinase/response regulator, whose product MKKYPAILIVDDEPNNFDVIEALLDNEGYDLNYASSGFKALERLEIFHPDVILLDVTMPELNGIDVCKKIKSNPLWRTIPIIMVTALTSKEDMAQCLDAGASDFLSKPVNGLELRARIKSMIRIKQQYEDLQSLLKMREDMVHMIVHDLRNPLSTILLSSELLSDPYLPESRRPEKIERINRSGYRLQSLIDSLLIMAKIESGKMVLEYMSADINQMCTSVIKDFEMIASQKKLKLSLNLPEGKLVNIDLPVFRRILDNLLSNAIKFSPSNSQITVSVNYPDDGGVSISVADMGVGISDSKKLVIFEKYEIGTPIQSTSQLGLGLAFCKLAIEAHGGNITVQENKPNGSIFTISIP is encoded by the coding sequence ATGAAAAAATATCCTGCAATTCTAATCGTTGACGATGAGCCTAATAACTTTGATGTAATTGAAGCTCTTTTAGATAATGAAGGTTATGATCTCAACTATGCTTCTAGTGGTTTCAAAGCATTGGAACGGTTAGAGATATTCCATCCTGATGTAATCTTACTAGATGTGACGATGCCTGAATTGAATGGAATAGATGTTTGCAAAAAGATTAAAAGTAATCCTCTGTGGAGAACCATTCCGATCATCATGGTTACAGCTTTAACATCTAAAGAAGACATGGCTCAATGTTTGGATGCAGGAGCGAGTGATTTTTTAAGTAAGCCTGTCAATGGCTTAGAGTTACGGGCAAGAATCAAATCGATGATTCGGATTAAGCAACAGTATGAGGATCTCCAATCTCTCTTAAAGATGCGAGAAGATATGGTGCATATGATTGTCCATGATTTACGCAATCCATTGTCAACAATTTTGCTATCCTCAGAACTCCTAAGCGATCCATATCTGCCTGAGTCTCGAAGACCTGAAAAAATTGAGCGTATTAACCGTAGTGGTTATCGACTACAATCTCTCATTGATAGTCTTCTGATAATGGCAAAAATAGAATCGGGAAAGATGGTTCTCGAGTATATGAGTGCTGATATCAATCAAATGTGTACCTCAGTAATTAAAGATTTTGAAATGATCGCTTCTCAAAAAAAATTAAAACTGAGCCTAAATCTACCAGAGGGTAAGTTAGTTAATATAGATTTGCCTGTATTTCGTCGCATTCTCGATAATCTCCTCTCCAATGCTATTAAATTTTCTCCTTCAAATAGTCAAATTACAGTTAGCGTCAACTATCCTGATGACGGCGGTGTAAGTATTAGCGTTGCAGATATGGGCGTAGGAATTAGTGATAGCAAGAAGTTAGTAATTTTTGAGAAATACGAGATTGGTACTCCTATTCAAAGTACCTCACAGCTAGGTTTGGGTTTAGCTTTTTGTAAATTAGCGATCGAGGCTCACGGCGGCAACATCACTGTTCAAGAGAATAAACCTAATGGTTCTATTTTTACTATTTCCATTCCATAG
- a CDS encoding UDP-N-acetylmuramoyl-tripeptide--D-alanyl-D-alanine ligase produces the protein MTRICTISKAISITSATVANIDETAQKNIEIFGIVSDSRKLKTGELFVALTGENFDGHGFVAAAIAQGAVAAIVSHEWAKSEAAKGLPVLAVRNTLTAYQDLARWWRTQFQQPVISVTGSVGKTTTKEIIASMLACYVSPHKQVHKSQANHNNDIGVAQTLLAIAPEQHDFVVVEMGMRGLGEIERLARTALPTVSVITNVGTAHIGRLGSREAIAQAKCELLAETPTDGTAILNASNPLLLEMASKVWQGKTITYGLGVGDINGELIGDRLQVGNLTWDLPLPGRHNALNFLAGLAVLKALNLDWQQTTQGIGKLDLPFGRAQLYQLPHDVVILDETYNASPEGMLAALRQLSDMPAKRHWVVLGTMKELGEMSTQLHRQVGQSISNLGIEGAIVLADGEADAILAGANGSLEYAIACHSYEDITQTLLQKVKSGDRILFKASRSVGMDRVVEAFRKNWQ, from the coding sequence ATGACCCGTATTTGTACGATTAGCAAAGCGATCTCAATTACATCAGCAACAGTAGCTAATATTGATGAAACCGCACAAAAAAATATCGAGATATTCGGCATTGTTTCTGATAGTCGCAAACTCAAAACTGGTGAATTATTTGTCGCATTAACGGGCGAAAATTTTGATGGTCATGGATTTGTGGCAGCCGCGATCGCACAGGGGGCAGTTGCTGCAATAGTTAGTCACGAATGGGCAAAGTCGGAAGCTGCCAAAGGCTTGCCTGTACTTGCAGTTAGGAATACACTTACTGCTTATCAAGATTTAGCAAGATGGTGGCGAACACAATTTCAGCAACCAGTAATTTCTGTAACAGGCTCCGTTGGCAAAACCACAACTAAGGAAATTATTGCCAGTATGTTGGCTTGCTATGTCTCACCACATAAGCAAGTCCACAAAAGTCAAGCCAACCATAACAATGACATTGGTGTTGCTCAAACCCTATTGGCGATCGCTCCTGAGCAGCATGATTTTGTGGTTGTCGAAATGGGAATGCGCGGTTTAGGAGAAATTGAACGCCTAGCCCGCACTGCTTTACCGACTGTGAGTGTTATTACCAATGTCGGTACAGCCCATATCGGTAGATTAGGCTCACGGGAGGCGATCGCACAGGCTAAATGTGAACTTCTTGCGGAAACTCCTACCGATGGCACAGCTATATTAAATGCCAGCAATCCCCTCTTGCTAGAAATGGCAAGTAAAGTTTGGCAAGGCAAGACAATTACCTATGGTCTCGGTGTGGGTGATATCAATGGGGAACTGATCGGCGATCGCTTGCAGGTGGGAAATTTAACATGGGATCTCCCTCTACCTGGTCGTCACAATGCCTTAAATTTTCTTGCAGGATTAGCAGTACTCAAAGCTCTAAATCTTGATTGGCAACAAACAACTCAAGGAATTGGTAAGCTTGATTTACCATTTGGTCGAGCCCAGCTATATCAACTCCCCCATGATGTCGTGATTTTGGATGAGACCTATAATGCCTCTCCCGAAGGAATGTTGGCAGCACTGCGACAATTGTCAGATATGCCAGCAAAACGGCATTGGGTAGTACTTGGCACGATGAAGGAATTAGGCGAGATGTCTACACAACTCCATCGCCAAGTTGGACAGTCAATTAGTAATTTGGGAATAGAAGGGGCAATTGTTTTAGCTGATGGCGAAGCGGATGCAATTCTTGCTGGGGCGAATGGTTCGCTAGAATACGCGATCGCCTGTCATTCCTATGAGGATATTACTCAAACTCTATTGCAAAAAGTCAAAAGTGGTGATCGAATTCTGTTTAAAGCTTCACGATCAGTCGGAATGGATCGAGTTGTAGAAGCATTTCGCAAAAATTGGCAATAA
- a CDS encoding MOSC domain-containing protein, producing MAILSRILVFPIKSLDPISLDEVTITSGGSLTGDREFAIFDQNGHYVNGKRNSKIHLIRASYDLDNRMVSLHIQNQSEVCTFHLDKERASLVNWFSIFFGKPVELRQNVTNGFPDDPDAWGATVVSEASLKTVQSWYEHSQIDLEQIRRRFRTNLEIADTEAFWEDQLFAKSGETVPFTIGDVQFLGINPCQRCSVPTRDPFSGLVYPEFQKNFTSQRESSLPDNVERSRFNHFYRFALNTRIPLAEAGKVLRLGDAVSFRSAKKQRF from the coding sequence ATGGCAATTCTCAGCAGAATTCTAGTTTTTCCTATCAAATCTCTTGATCCGATCTCTTTAGATGAAGTCACTATTACATCGGGTGGATCATTAACAGGTGATCGCGAGTTTGCCATATTTGATCAAAATGGACATTATGTTAACGGCAAGCGTAACTCCAAAATTCATTTAATTAGGGCAAGTTACGACTTAGATAATCGGATGGTGAGTTTGCACATCCAAAATCAGAGTGAAGTATGTACTTTCCATTTAGATAAAGAAAGAGCATCCTTAGTTAATTGGTTCAGTATTTTTTTTGGTAAACCCGTAGAACTGCGACAAAACGTGACCAATGGATTTCCCGATGATCCTGACGCATGGGGAGCTACGGTTGTCTCAGAAGCCTCTCTAAAAACAGTTCAGAGCTGGTATGAGCATTCCCAAATTGACCTCGAACAGATTCGTCGGCGATTCCGCACTAATTTAGAAATTGCAGATACGGAAGCTTTTTGGGAAGATCAGCTATTTGCCAAGTCTGGAGAAACTGTTCCCTTTACAATTGGTGATGTCCAGTTTCTCGGCATAAATCCCTGTCAACGATGCTCCGTCCCTACCCGCGATCCCTTCTCTGGCTTAGTTTATCCTGAATTTCAAAAGAATTTTACTAGTCAAAGAGAATCGAGTTTGCCAGACAATGTGGAGCGATCGCGCTTCAATCATTTCTATCGTTTTGCCTTAAATACACGAATTCCCCTAGCCGAAGCGGGAAAAGTTTTGCGATTAGGTGATGCTGTATCTTTTAGAAGTGCTAAGAAGCAGCGTTTCTAA
- a CDS encoding MogA/MoaB family molybdenum cofactor biosynthesis protein has product MKPSQNPCPDPPSYQVRFAVITVSDTRTPETDKSGNFIKQSMINAGHLLEHYTLVKDEPDEIRSQMHQLAAIFDLDAIILNGGTGIAPRDTTYDAIAALLEKTLPGFGEMFRYLSWQEVGSRAIASRAEAGIYQGKLVFSLPGSSNAVKLAIEQLILPEIIHLVRQLKGLH; this is encoded by the coding sequence ATGAAACCTTCTCAAAACCCATGCCCCGATCCCCCGTCTTATCAAGTTCGTTTTGCAGTGATCACAGTTAGCGACACCCGCACACCTGAAACCGACAAAAGCGGCAACTTTATCAAACAGTCCATGATTAATGCAGGGCATTTGCTAGAACACTACACGCTTGTCAAGGATGAACCTGATGAGATTCGATCGCAAATGCACCAGTTGGCAGCAATCTTTGATTTGGATGCAATTATTCTCAATGGCGGAACGGGAATTGCGCCAAGAGATACGACCTATGATGCGATCGCAGCTTTGCTCGAAAAGACCTTGCCTGGGTTTGGGGAGATGTTTCGGTATCTGAGTTGGCAGGAAGTAGGCTCAAGGGCGATCGCCTCACGGGCTGAAGCTGGGATTTATCAAGGCAAATTAGTATTTTCGCTTCCTGGGTCGAGTAATGCAGTGAAACTAGCGATCGAACAACTTATTTTGCCAGAGATTATCCATTTAGTGCGCCAGCTAAAAGGATTACATTAA
- a CDS encoding ABC transporter permease, translating to MNFSLSLSLSLGRIWAIATNVFRETVREQVLYLSLLYTLIVVSAMMLLPEFSYDSSAKMIVDTGIAAIEVVSLIVAVLVGTNLINKEIDKRTIFILIAKPMHRAEFVLGKHLGLTAVVGALVSIMSIIFIILMAIKQIAIPISAILTANFFIFWQIMLLGAIAIFFGTFTGSLIASLLTLAAYLIGNFSRDLLLLGEISKNPSLQSVTRTFYMILPDLSRANLKNEAVYNILPSLADMFSNGVYILSYALLTLALSILIFARRQF from the coding sequence ATGAACTTTAGCCTGAGCCTTAGTCTAAGTTTAGGTCGCATTTGGGCGATCGCTACCAATGTTTTTCGCGAAACAGTGCGTGAGCAGGTGCTTTATCTGTCCTTGCTATACACCTTAATTGTGGTATCAGCAATGATGTTGTTGCCAGAGTTTTCCTATGACTCCTCGGCAAAAATGATTGTCGATACGGGTATTGCCGCGATCGAGGTGGTGAGCTTAATTGTGGCGGTTTTGGTTGGGACAAATCTGATCAATAAAGAAATCGATAAGCGAACCATTTTTATTCTCATTGCGAAACCAATGCATCGCGCTGAGTTTGTCCTTGGTAAGCATCTAGGATTGACAGCCGTAGTCGGTGCGCTCGTATCAATTATGAGCATCATTTTTATTATCTTGATGGCTATCAAACAAATTGCGATTCCGATTTCTGCAATTCTCACAGCAAACTTTTTCATCTTTTGGCAGATTATGCTGTTGGGGGCGATCGCTATTTTCTTTGGCACATTTACGGGTTCTCTCATTGCCTCTTTGCTTACCCTTGCAGCTTATTTGATTGGCAACTTTAGCCGTGACTTACTGCTTTTAGGGGAAATCTCGAAAAATCCTAGTTTACAATCAGTAACTCGTACTTTCTATATGATTTTGCCTGATTTATCCCGTGCTAACCTCAAGAATGAAGCAGTATATAATATCCTGCCAAGCTTAGCCGATATGTTCAGCAATGGTGTGTATATCCTGAGTTATGCGTTATTAACTCTCGCGCTCTCTATTCTCATTTTTGCCCGTCGTCAGTTTTAA